The genomic DNA ATGTGCTCCAACACCAACTCCGACAGCGATAGCAACGACATCGAACCTGAATCCCTTCCCACCAACGAGGAGCTGTTCGACCTCTATATCGTCGACGGCGAAGACCCCTCGCGAGCGGTCAATCCCGACGACCGATACCGGCCTGACTCGCCGGGGCCAGGCCCGACCGTCGGGACGCGCTTCGCCACGCTCCAAGACGGGTCGTTCGCCATTATCGAGCGTGCCGCCCTCGGCGGATGGATCAGCGCCGACGAAACCATAAGCCTCGAAGACGCTCGCTGACCGAGCAGGACAGGACTCGCAGGCCGTCGCGACCAGCAACCCTCCCAGAGTTTTTGCTCCCCACGGGGGATGAGGGGAATCGGAGGAGAGACGAGAGATACCGTGTCTCGCACGGCTCTCGTGTGCCTCGTTCCGACGCTTCTCGGCCCGTCTCCCTCGTGGAGAAACTCCCCCAGAAGACACCTCAAACAGCCATCGAACCAAAACTCGAACCAATGTCCACCAACGCAACACCCGCAGATTCGGCGGTCAACGCCTCCAGCGACGACCTCGCGACGGCCGCGACCACCCTCATCGAACAGTTCCCCGACGATGCCGGCGATGAAGTCCTTCCGAGTGTCGACGATATCGTCACCCGGCTCGACCAGATGGTCAACGGCTACAACGTGCCGCTCGAGGAGGCTACTCGCGCCACGCGCAACCACTACCTCGACGTGCTAGGCATCGAATACGACGACCTCGCACTCCCCTCGCAGAGTGCCGGCGACACGACGCTCGACGAAATCAACACAGACGGCCAGTGGGTCAGCGTCACCGTCAAAGTCGTCGACCTATGGGAGCCGACTAGCGACAGCATCGCCCAGGTCGGACTCATCGGCGACGAGAGCGGCCGACTCAAGTTCACCAAGTGGGCGAAAGCCGACCTTCCCGAACTCAAGGAGGACGGCGTGTACCGTCTCTACAACGTCGTCACCAGCGAGTACGAAGGCCGCTACTCCATCAACCTCAACTCCCGATCGGTCATCGAACCCGTGGATGACGATATCGAAGTCGGCAACAACGCCGAGGAGTTGACCATCGAGGCCCCGATGGTCGCGATCCAGTCCGGAAGCGGGCTCATCAAGCGCTGTCTCCACGACGGCTGTACGCGCGTCCTCCAGAACGGCCGGTGTGCCGAACACGGAACGGTCGAAGGCGAGTTCGACCTCCGAATCAAGGCCGTCTTCGACGACGGCGTGCGCGTCCAGCACGCCATCTTCGACAAGGAGGCGACCGAAGCCCTAGCCGACATCACCATCGAGGAGGCCAAACAGCAAGCGATGGACGCTCTCGATACGAGCGTCGTCGCGAACGACCTCACCGACGCCCTCGTCGGTCGCTACTACCGAGTCAGCGGCCGCGTCATCGGGAAATACCTGCTCGTCGATGAGGCCGACCCACTCCCGTAGGCCCACGCCCCGCCACTACCCTCTCCAATTCACTATAATGAGTAACTCAGCATCCACAGCCGACAGCAGTACCGACAGCAACAGCACCCAGCGACAGGGCCGACAGGTCGCAAAGCGCGCCTTCGCCGTCGAACTCAACGACGCAACCCACGTCTTCAAAGAGAGCGACGAGGAGCGGGCCCCGAACTTCGCGCTGCTCCCAAGCGGCGAGACCGCGAACCGCTACTTCCTCGTCGGGACCGTCACCGAAGTCAACGACGTTGGCAAGGACAGCGAATATTGGCAGGCCCGAATCGTCGATCCCACGGGCACGGTGTTCGTCTACGCTGGTCAGTACCAGCCCGACGTCACCGCGTTTCTCTCCGGCCTCGAACCCCCCGCGTACGTCGCCATCACTGCCAAGCCCAGCACGTACGAAACCGACGACGGCAACGTGAACGTCTCACTCCGCCCCGAGACCATCACCCGCGTCGATGAAGCCACCCGCAACCAGTGGGTGCGCGAAACCATCGACCGGACGGCTGCCCGCCTCGACGCCTACGAGGACGACGACGGCAACGGCACGCCCCCGTACATCGCGATGAGCCGCGAACAGTACGGGGACAACCTCTCACTCGAGGTCTACCGCAATGCCCTCAACGACGCTCGCGAAGACGTTGGGATGGACGCTGTCCCCTACGACGACGACACCGAGGGAGAGGTTGAGGTCGAGGCCGACACCAAGGGCGGCTCCACCCGCGTTTACGACGCCGACGACGCCGACCAGAGCGATGACGGCGACCACGACACTGACAGCAATATCGACAGCAACGGCGAGTCCGACCCCGAGGAGCTGACGGAAGAGGGGGCCATCGACGAAGCGGCCCTCGCCTCGGCCGTCGCCAACGCCGGCCTGGAGGAGTGATTCGTCGCAAGAGGCCTTCCACAACAGCACTCCGGCACGGTCGTTCTCTCTCAGGGGGATACGCAAGCATCCCACCCACGTCTCATCCGCGTTCGAGTAACCGAATCGAACGCGGGTGACACTCCACACGCGACGCCCATTTTTTGTACAGCGATGCTCCTCAATCTGAGTCGCCCCGCCCCACCAGCACGCCCACTTTGTCTCCCTCGAATCGGTGGAGGGCACCCGTCCGAATCACCAATGGCAACACTCCAAGTCAGCACCGCCTCAAACGCACCGACTGTCGACCACGAACGCGTCGACGAACTCCGCTCCTTCCTCACCGAGTGGCTCCTCGGAACCGGCCCATTCGACGACCTCACCGCCGACGTCATCGAACCCGAACCCGAACCTGAGCAAGACGCCGAGACGGATAGCGATACCGAGACTGGCGACACGCCATCACCGTATCTCGTCTTGTACGGTTACGCCTCCTTCGGGCCAGCACACCGCCCGACCGTCCGTGACGCTGCTCGGGACCACCTCGACGCCGACGGCGATCTCGAGGGCCTCAGCGACGACGACCGCGACGCCTTCATCGACGCCGAAACCGAGGACCTCGTGTACGACTACCAGCACGAGCACACCGAGGACTTCCTGCGCGAACTCGCAGAATACCTCACTGAACTGTTCATCGTCCAGACCGCCGGCTACGAGAAATGCCGCTTTCCGCTCGTCGGCTACCAGTACACGGTCGACCCCGACGGCGAAATCACCCACGTCTCACTGGCTTGAGTGCTCGTCGCCCCCGGGCCCGCAACTCAGACTTCGAGGACGCTCTCGAGTCCCACTCACACATGACTCACGTCACTACCAGACTCTCTCATGACGTTCTACGCTCGACTCTCCGGCTACCTCACGTACCGCACGCATGACCACCTCGACGCTGCGATCCAGCACCTCATCCGTGGCGCCTGGCTCAACACCGACGAACAGTGGCTCCTCAAAGGCCACCCCCGGCAGGTTCGCGCCGAATCCACCATCGACAACGAACGCAACCTCCTCGTCATCCCCCCGGCGTCTACCAAAATCTCGGTCGAATCACCACCGAACTGTTCTCCGGGGCTACCGACGGCGTCGTCGTCACGTCCTCGAGCGACAACTGCTTCGACGCCTGGGTCGAGACCCCACTCCTGGACGCCGCTAACATCCCCGCCGGCGACGGCGGCGACGTCTCCTCGATTCAGTGCATCGACCTCGAACAGGTTGCGCGCTCGAACGGCCTCGGCATCAAGAGGCTCGGCGATCCGGGCCACGAACGGTGGCAGCGCGACGTACTCGACGCGTTCCACGCTCGGTACGACCCCGACGTCCACGAAATCCTCGAATCCCCCTCCGCCCCGCCCGAGTGACACCCCGGGGAGCGCCCGGTAACTGTGCATCTCCACGACCAGCCAGCCAGTCATCCAGCCACTCATGAACTCAAATCCAACCGATACGCCAGACACGTTTGCCGACCTTCGTGAGCGATTCGACGAGGGATGCGTTCTCCACGCCCTCTCGAAAGCTCGCGAAATCGACTACGAAACCCCCCCGGCAGTCTTCTTCCTCGACGAAGAGACCGGCCGCGTTTACCGCGTCCTCGAAGCCACGCGTGGCTCACCCGACTCCGGGTGGTTCGTCCTCGCCCTCGGCGGCCAAAACGTCGACGACGGCTACGAACGACAACTCCGCGTCCACGACTCGGATACCCGCCGCGTGCTTCACGAATCTGACCTCGAGTCTAACGATTACGATGAACCGACGCCCACCGACAGCATCCAGGCAACTACCGATGTTGACGTGGAAGGAACGAGCGAGTACCGATTGGATTGTCGCGCCAGCTACCCACACACCGAAGATGGCGAACTCGATTTCCAGACGATGGCCGTGGACCTCGGAATCGCCGAGGTCGCTCCGTACTCCAAAGTATTCATCACCGACGGGACGGGCCACGTCCGGCGTATCGTCTCCTGCGATACCGACCGGGGACTCGTTCGTCTCCACGACGAATACAACGGCCAGGAATACGAGGTCGAACTCGCCGACCTCTGGTCGGACTGGCGTTACGACGACCTCCAGTTCCGCAAGCGCGCCTTCCTCGACTACGACGACTTCGTCATCGACGATGAATGCCGCCCGGCGTTCGAGACACTCCTGGACGCGGCGAAAGCCCACGCCGCTGCACAAGACGGTGGGGATGAAGCCCTCGATGAGACCATCCGCCTGTTCACCAACCTCCACGAACTCCCGTGGATGATTCGGTGACGACTGGTTCGCGCTGCCTATTGATGGCGCTCAGTTTGTCGCCCCCGCCTCGCTAGAGGGGCTGTCTCGTTCCCCTTCTCACCGTACTCTCCATGTCCCAGCGCACTCTCACCGGCGACGCCAGCACCAGTTCCGCCACTATCCCGCACCCGTCTCGGACGACCACACCACGCCCCAGACGAGCTCTGAGGCCCGAAGACGATCCGGACTCGGACGAACGAACACCAACAGCCTCCGAGACCGAACGCCAGCACCGACACCCCGACCACTGCTGCCCCGAGTGTGCGACTGACGAACATCTCGTCGTCGACAAGACTGAAACCTTCTGTCAGGCGTGTGGCCTCGTGGTCGCCCGAGACCTTCTTGATCGGGAACTCCAGTGGGAGACAACCGCCGATGGCGAAAGACAACCTGCTCGGGGCGGCGCTCCCACGACCATCAGACGCCACGACAAGGGACTCCCGACCGAGATTGGCTCCTACCGCGACGGCTACGGAAACGAACTCTCATCGAAGACACAGCGCCAGTTCACACGCCTTCGGAAGTGGGACGACCGCGCGAAGGCGAGCACCACTCACGACCAGTCGCTCCGTACCGGCCTTGGCGAAATCGCCCGTCTCGTGAGTGCGGCCGAACTCCCCGCACCGATCCACGACCGCGCTGCGAGACTCTTTCGCGACGCCTGGGATAGTAATCTCCTCCGTGGGCGCTCCATCGAAGCCATCGCGACCGCCAGCATCTTCGCCGCCTGTCGCCTCGAACGCCTGCCACGGTTCCTCGAGGAACTTGCCGCCGTTGCCCGCGTCGACGAATCCGATATCAAAAGCGCCTATCGACTGCTGAATCGCGAGCTCGAACTCGCAACGCCACCGCCGCTCCCGCAGGACTTCCTCCCTCGACTCGCCAACGCCGTCGACGCCCACCCCCTGGTCGAACGACGAGCCCACCAACTCGTCACCGCCCCCGCTGTCGGTGTCCTCGCCAACGGCCGACAACCCGCCGGCGTCGCCGCCGCGTGCCTCTATCACGCTCACGATGAGAGCGATCTCACCAACCTCCGGCTCACGCAACAGCGACTCGGCGACGCAGGCTTCTCCACTCCAACGACCATCCGGAACATCCGCCGGGAACTTCTCTCGCTCGACGATGCCGGTGATCTCCCCGATCCAGACGGCAATCTTGACGACTACCTCAGGTAGGCCGGTCGGTCGGCGCGGCATCGCTCCGCGCAGGTTCGTCGTCCTACGCAACAACTGAACCGACCACCGAATTTACTCTGTTGCGTAGAAGTAACCCCCGCCTCGTTTGTCTCCCTCGAAATCGGTGGAGGACACCCAGAATGGGCACACTCAGCCACCAACGTGCAGCGAATCGCTTCCAGACCTCACTCCGACAGCGTCTCGAGGCAGCATCCGACCCGAACGTGGCCCAGCAAGCCTACGACGACGCACTCGAGGCGCTCGTCAGCATCGCCATCGACGAAGTCGAACTCGACCGGGCCGCCCGCGCCCTCGCTACCGACCCCGACGCCATCGACTTTCCCGAGACGAACGCGCAGTCACACTCGAACTCCACCTCCGAGTCTCAAACATGACGAGGACTTCGACACACCCCGTCCCCGAGAGTCGACAACTCGCAGCCATCAACCCAGACCAGCGCCTCAGTATCGTCCTGCGCGACCACCTCAACATCGACGGTTCCCCTCCCGTTGGATACCCACGCTCAGTTTTGGCCCCCCAAGGGCGGTGAGGGGACAGAGATGAGCATCATCCACACCGTGACTGCATTGCTCGCTCGCGAACTCCTCGCCCGACTCGACGAGCAGCTGAGTTCGACCACTGAAGCACGGTCGAGCACCCAGAACCGTACCGACGCAGACCAACCCCCGAACACGCTCGAAACCGATGAGTACCAACACCGAATCCGACACCGCCGACGCACAGCCCGCGACCGCTCCCGACGTCGAATCTGAGGCCGAATCCGAATCCGAGATCGACACCCAACCGGAACCCGAGGTCGAAACAAAAGCCGAACCGGAATCCGGCCCCAACGTCGAAACCGACACCGACACCGACGGAGACGCCGAGACGGACACCAAAAGCGAGAGCGAACCCGAAAGTGAGGGTGACGACGACGCAGAAGAGATCGTCATGAGCCCGCCCCAGCAGTTCACGGCCGCCATCAAGGGCGGAGCGATCAAAGAGTTCGTCAGCACGCTTCGCGCCATCGTCGACGAAGCGAAAATTCGCGTCGGCCCAGACGGTATCCACACCCGAGCCGTCGACCCCGCCAACGTCGCGATGTACGACGTCACCCTTGCCGCCGGAGCCTTCGAGTCCTACGACGCTACCGAGGGAGTCCTCGGTGTCAACCTCGAACGCTTCGAGGAAGTCCTCAAACTCGCCAAGAAAAACGACCTCGTCCAGCTCTCGTTCAACACCACGTCGTTCAAGCTCGTCATCCACATCGACGGCGTCGAGTTCACGATGGCCCTCATCGACCCCGACAGCATCCGCAAAGAGCCCGAGATCCCCGAGATGGACCTGCCCATCTCCCTCACGCTCGAGGAAGCACAAATCTCGCGTGGCGTCAAGGCCGCCGATATGGTCTCCGACCACATCCGCTTCCGCTGTGACGAGGCCGAGACCACCGTTTATATCGAAGCCGAAGGCGACACCGACAACGTCAGTGTCGAACTCGCAGATGACGACCTCGTCGCGCTCACGGCCGCTGACGGCAACGCACTCTACAGCCTCGATTACGTCAACGACATCTCCAAACAGTTCCCTAAGAGCACGGAGATCACGCTCACCTTCGGCGGCGACTTCCCGATGATGTTCGAGTACCAGTTTAGCGACGGCGAATGCGACGTCCTCGCGATGCTCGCCCCGCGTATCCAGAGCGACTAGTCGACGCGCCCATCCCGTCGTATCGCACACCAACCACCACACTCTGTGCATTCCCCAAATTCTCATGAACTCCCTCACCACCCTCAGCGACGGCGAAACCTACGCCGACGTTCGCTTCGAGGACAACTTCATCGTCACCATTGACCGCACCGCCCGCAAGGACGCCATCACCATCCGCGTCTTCCATCCCGACACGCCCGAGACTCCCGTCGGCGAACACCACCTCAACCTCACTCTCGACGACGATTCCATCTCCAGGACGCCGAGCGAATCCACCCAGAACAACACCGATCTCACCGGGGCGCTCGGCTGAGATGGCTCTCGACCGCTACGCAGCGCCACTCTCGCTCGTTGAATCCGAGGCCGAGTCCGGCGACCAACGCAAATGTCCGTACTGTCGGTGGAACTCGCACACGCTGTACCGACTCGACAGCTGGCCCGCCGACCACGCCGGATGTGCCTACTGCGTCCTTGAGTTCCTCCGCAGCGACGAGTACCTCATCTATCACGACCGCGACCACGGCGCCGCACCGACCGGCCCGCCTGCATCCGACCACGCCACCGGCTAACCACCTCACCCCACACTATGCCAGCCAAAACCGACTACTCCAGAAAGACCAAGTGGAAGACCGAACCGTACCGAGGCGAACGCTCCATCGGGGGCAACTTCGTCTACTCCGGGGAGAACCTCCTGGATAAGCATCTGTTCGTCCATCGCGTCGCCCCCGGCGGCTTCGATTGGGGGCCCGACGCCTCCGACGAGAAAGCCTGCCAACTCGCCATCGCGCTCCTCGCCCCGTACAAAGGCGTGGACTACGCCGTCGAACACCACCACCTGTTCGCCGAGAACTTCGTCCGGCGCGAACTCACCGAAGACACCTGGGAAATCAAGCGGAGTGACTTCCGCAGTTCAGACTACGTCCGTGCCATCGACGGTCGCGACTACCCAGCGAATACCGCCCCCAGCCCAGAGGATATGCCCGCTCTCGAGGACGTTGACCTCGACGCCATCACGTACGCCGAGGAGATCGCACTCGCAGAGAAATACGACGACGTCCTCTGGCCCAGCGGCAACCGGCGCGACAACCTCCGTCGTCTCCTCGCCATCTGGAACGGTAAGGAAGACCCGAGTACCGACTCCGTCTCCTCGAGTACTCTGTATCGGGTTCCGGGTCTCTCCATTCCCTCGAACGCCCGCGGTACGCTCGTCCGCGAGTTCGACACGATGGGCGACCTTGCCGGCTGGATCTGCTTCGGTCGTCACCACGATCGGTTGAACGGCATCAGCAAAGCGACCGCGAAGAAACTCACCGCCGCTCGCCCCGGTCTCGTCCAGTACTTCGGCGGCGAAGAGTACATCCCCGAACACGAAGGCCGGGAGATGACGCTTTCGGAAGCCACGGGCGGGGAAAGCGCCCAACAGACGTTCCGGAGCGCCCTCGCAGACAGCACCGATGCCTGACGCCACAGCTCGCCCCCACCTCGACAGTACCCGTAGAACACGGGTTCTACATGTTCTCTTGAGTTCTTCCTCTCCTCCGCGGCCTACGGTCTGCTTGTTCCTACGCAACAGACTACACTCGCCGGTCGGTCCAGCCGTTGCGTAGGACTCGTTTTGTCTCCCCCGGGAGCGGTGGAGGGCGGACACCCACACGGAGCGCTCCTAGCGCGTTGTGTCGACACCAACAGCCCAGCGCGGTTCCGCGTGGGCGTGCCACAATTCGCTCTCCATCCCCAGAATGGAACACCCTCCGTTCTTTCTCCCCTACAGAGGACGCACCGACACGCCACTTGTCAGAGGCACCACTTTCCCGTTCACTCTGATCTCCTCTCCCCTCTCCGCTGAGGCTCCTGTCCTGACCTCCCTCTTCGCTCACCTCTTCTCGAACCGTTGCACCGCCCCCGACCGTGCTTCCACCTCCGTTCTCCGGTCTCTCCGGACAACTGCTGTGCCACCCATCGGTGGTTGCCACTTTTCGTACGAGGAAACACTCCACTCCAATGTCCACAGAACCCACCACCACGTCCGATACCGAATCGCCCACCTCGACCGAGACCAAGGCCACGGCCGAGGGCAAGAATACGAACACGAACGATACCCAGCACGCGAACAGCGGGAACGCGTCCGGGGTGACCGACCGCCCGGCCGTTGCCCTGGCCGATCTCCTCACCCGAGAGACCGACATCAAATTCGCCGGCCTCACCGAGACCGACAGCGGGTCGTATCCCGACGAAATCCCATCGGAAACCCGGTGTCTCGCCGATTCACCTCGCTCGTTCAAAGAGGCGATTCGCGTGCTGCCGAAGGCCAGTCCGGGTGAACTCTGGGCGACCAACGACTTCGTCGAGACGAGCGGCCGCGTCGATATCACCGCCATCCGCGATGTGCACGGCCTCGATATCGACGCCCTCGAAGCCGCGACTGGTCGCTCACTTGAGGACCTCGCCGCTGGGAGTAGCGCCGACGCCGTCGTCCGAGTCCGTGATCACAAGGATATCGTCGACGACCGCCGGAAAGCATTGAACGCGCTTGGCTACGACGTCAAATTCCGCTGGCAGATCGCCAGCGACTCCTACAGCATCATCAACCCACAGGACGCGTATCTCCCCATCATCAGTGCGCTCCAGCAACGCGGCGAAACCGACGCCTTCGGATGGGTGTCCTACCGCGACTGGGGTGGCCTACTCAAGATGGTCGTCATCTGTCCCAGCCTCCGCCACGTCGTCTCCGGTGAGGAAGCAGACCTCGAGGACGCCGTCGACGAAGATGGTATCACGAGCGTCGTCAGCGCCGCTCAGACCGACAGTGACACAAGTGATGCCGAGACCGACTCCGACTCCGATGCCCCGGAGACAGTTGTTTACGGCGGCTTTCTGACCGGATACGACTTCCGAGGCACGCAAACACTCTGGGCGCGACCCATCCTGTTTTTCCCCGACTCGGGGACAGTCCTCCCCGATATGGGTGAGCGCTACACTCGACGCCACTACGGGCAGGCGACGAACGCCGCCCACGAGCGCAAACAGGGTCGCGTCCCAATCAGCGAGTGGTGGCGGAACATCTACGACGACATCGACACGCGGATGGTCGAAGTCGATACCGCCATCCGACGGACTCGCGCCATCGCTTACGACTTCGACGACCTCCCCTTCTCGCTCGAAGACTGCTACACCTACTGGGGAGTCGCGTTCAAATACGCCGAACGAGCCGCCGAGCGTGCAACCTCAATCGCCAAGCCCGCACGCCGCCCCACCGTATTCAACATTCAGATCTCGTTGCTCATCGCACTCCTCGAGGAATACGACGGCTCGATGGCCTCAAACTCTTACCAGGAATACCTCGAAGTCGCCGGAGAACTGTTCAGGAAGCCCGCGATGATGATTCAGTTGGCGATGCAGGAACACGACCGGCGAGCCGATACGAATGCCGAACGAGTCCTCCCTGAGAGTCAACAGACGCTCTCAGACGCTCTCGAGGACATCGTCGATATTCCCGGCATCAGCGTCGATACCGAAGCCGACCTCACCGACCAGCAGGCCCAGCGCGTCCAAGACCGACTCCAGCAGCGGCTTGGCGACGCCTAGCCCACTCACAGCGGGCCCGAAAGCGTCTCGAACGTACCGCAGATGGCCTCTCTCGAGTCACCGGAGGCCGCCCCCAGCCACCGACCGTTGCACATGGACGGGTGCGAATTTGAGTATTGTTTGTCGCTCCCGGAAGCGTGGAGGAGCCGAACAGACTCGGCTTCGCAAGCCCAACACCATGTCCTCAACCACTACATCCGGTAGTCCCGACAGTCCAGACAGCCCCGAGGAGCAGGTCATCCTCTCGCACCTCGTGAATCGACTCCTACAGCGCGAAGGCGGAAACATCCCCGTCGAACGCGTCACCCTCCGCGTCTCCGACTACGCCGACCTCTCCGACCAGGACGCCGCCGACCTCATCGACGACGGCGCAGACGCAGGCATCTACACGCTGAATCGGTCACAGAGCGGGAGCGCCACCATCGTCGGCGTCTCACCACAGGGGCCCGAACCACAGGTCATCACCGATGCCTTCGGCGAACTCCAACACGACACCGGCGCAGACTTCCGCGTCATCAGCGTCGTCACAGACTCGATAAACGACGCCCTCCACGACGCCGGGTACGATGATTTCACCGCACTCGCGAGCGCCAGCACCGACGACATCGCCGGCCTCACCGGAACCCTCACCGAGAGCCGCGCAGAGAATCTCCTCAAAGAAGCCCAGCGACACGTCCCCGTCGGTCACCGCCTCGCACAGCGAGCCGCCGCCTACTACAGCCAACGGAGCAATCCAGACACCGGCCTCGGTGAAGCCCGCGTCACCGACCTCTCG from Halomarina salina includes the following:
- a CDS encoding replication factor A (Replication protein A protects and stabilize the intermediate ssDNA that is generated by the unwinding action of a DNA helicase at the replication fork. In addition, SSBs prevent the formation of secondary structures by single-stranded template DNA.) is translated as MSTNATPADSAVNASSDDLATAATTLIEQFPDDAGDEVLPSVDDIVTRLDQMVNGYNVPLEEATRATRNHYLDVLGIEYDDLALPSQSAGDTTLDEINTDGQWVSVTVKVVDLWEPTSDSIAQVGLIGDESGRLKFTKWAKADLPELKEDGVYRLYNVVTSEYEGRYSINLNSRSVIEPVDDDIEVGNNAEELTIEAPMVAIQSGSGLIKRCLHDGCTRVLQNGRCAEHGTVEGEFDLRIKAVFDDGVRVQHAIFDKEATEALADITIEEAKQQAMDALDTSVVANDLTDALVGRYYRVSGRVIGKYLLVDEADPLP
- a CDS encoding RPA family protein — its product is MRPTHSRRPTPRHYPLQFTIMSNSASTADSSTDSNSTQRQGRQVAKRAFAVELNDATHVFKESDEERAPNFALLPSGETANRYFLVGTVTEVNDVGKDSEYWQARIVDPTGTVFVYAGQYQPDVTAFLSGLEPPAYVAITAKPSTYETDDGNVNVSLRPETITRVDEATRNQWVRETIDRTAARLDAYEDDDGNGTPPYIAMSREQYGDNLSLEVYRNALNDAREDVGMDAVPYDDDTEGEVEVEADTKGGSTRVYDADDADQSDDGDHDTDSNIDSNGESDPEELTEEGAIDEAALASAVANAGLEE
- a CDS encoding transcription initiation factor IIB → MSQRTLTGDASTSSATIPHPSRTTTPRPRRALRPEDDPDSDERTPTASETERQHRHPDHCCPECATDEHLVVDKTETFCQACGLVVARDLLDRELQWETTADGERQPARGGAPTTIRRHDKGLPTEIGSYRDGYGNELSSKTQRQFTRLRKWDDRAKASTTHDQSLRTGLGEIARLVSAAELPAPIHDRAARLFRDAWDSNLLRGRSIEAIATASIFAACRLERLPRFLEELAAVARVDESDIKSAYRLLNRELELATPPPLPQDFLPRLANAVDAHPLVERRAHQLVTAPAVGVLANGRQPAGVAAACLYHAHDESDLTNLRLTQQRLGDAGFSTPTTIRNIRRELLSLDDAGDLPDPDGNLDDYLR
- a CDS encoding DNA polymerase sliding clamp, with protein sequence MSTNTESDTADAQPATAPDVESEAESESEIDTQPEPEVETKAEPESGPNVETDTDTDGDAETDTKSESEPESEGDDDAEEIVMSPPQQFTAAIKGGAIKEFVSTLRAIVDEAKIRVGPDGIHTRAVDPANVAMYDVTLAAGAFESYDATEGVLGVNLERFEEVLKLAKKNDLVQLSFNTTSFKLVIHIDGVEFTMALIDPDSIRKEPEIPEMDLPISLTLEEAQISRGVKAADMVSDHIRFRCDEAETTVYIEAEGDTDNVSVELADDDLVALTAADGNALYSLDYVNDISKQFPKSTEITLTFGGDFPMMFEYQFSDGECDVLAMLAPRIQSD
- a CDS encoding DUF6166 domain-containing protein, whose protein sequence is MPAKTDYSRKTKWKTEPYRGERSIGGNFVYSGENLLDKHLFVHRVAPGGFDWGPDASDEKACQLAIALLAPYKGVDYAVEHHHLFAENFVRRELTEDTWEIKRSDFRSSDYVRAIDGRDYPANTAPSPEDMPALEDVDLDAITYAEEIALAEKYDDVLWPSGNRRDNLRRLLAIWNGKEDPSTDSVSSSTLYRVPGLSIPSNARGTLVREFDTMGDLAGWICFGRHHDRLNGISKATAKKLTAARPGLVQYFGGEEYIPEHEGREMTLSEATGGESAQQTFRSALADSTDA